The window TTCACGAGCGTTAATCACATATTAAAAATTGACAATACTTAGTCCTCCGTGGAAACAACGGAGGATTTTTCTATACATGGACTCTTTACATTCGGCTAGTATTACACATACAATAAGAATATTATCATTTTTTTGCGTAACGGTTCGAAAGGGGTAGAAGAATGGCGAAAAATCGTGACATGACAGCGGACGACATATTTGAGTTGGTCTCCTCTTATATGAACGAAGAACACGTCGAATTTGTCAAGAAAGCATATGAAGCCGCTAAGTCTGCACACGAAGGGCAATTTAGAAGTTCAGGAGAACCGTATATTCTCCATCCCGTCCAGGTGGCGGGCATTCTAGCTGAATTGCAAATGGATCCTGAAACGGTCGCGGCCGGGTTCCTCCATGATGTCGTAGAGGATACGAGCGTCAGCAGGGAAGACATCATCCGGGAATTCGGGGAAGAAGTCGCACTGCTCGTGGACGGCGTGACCAAGCTGGAAAAATTGAAATATAAATCGAAAGAAGAGAAACAGGCGGAAAACCATCGGAAAATGTTTGTCGCGATGGCTCAAGACATCCGTGTCATTTTGATCAAATTAGCGGACCGGCTCCACAATATGCGGACGCTGAAGCATGTGTCGGAAGAGAAACAGCGGCGTGTTGCGGCGGAAACGCTCGAGATTTTCGCTCCATTAGCCCATCGACTAGGAATCTCAGCGATCAAATGGGAATTGGAAGATATCGCACTCCGTTATTTGAAACCGCAGCAATATTACCGCATTGTGAACCTGATGAAGAGGAAACGGGTGGAAAGGGAAAAGTACTTGGAAGATGTCATGGATACGATCCGCTCCGAAATCAAAACTGTTGGAATCGAAGCCGATATTTCAGGACGCCCGAAACACCTTTATTCCATTTACAGAAAAATGGCGATGCAACAAAAAGAGTTCAACGAGATTTATGATTTGCTCGCTGTGCGGATCCTCGTTTCCAGCATCAAGGACTGCTATGCCGTCTTAGGCATCATTCATACACTTTGGAAACCGATGCCCGGAAGATTCAAAGATTACATCGCCATGCCCAAGCAAAACTTATACCAATCGATCCATACGACTGTTGTCGGTCCAGCAGGGGATCCGTTGGAAGTCCAGATTCGGACGGAAGAGATGCACAAAATTTCCGAGTTCGGTGTGGCGGCACATTGGGCCTATAAAGAAGGAAAGTCCACAAATAGAAATCCAAGCGATATCGATTCGAAACTGACATGGTTCCGGGAAATTCTCGAGTTCCAAAACGAATCTTCCAATGCCGAAGAGTTCATGGAATCGTTGAAATTCGATTTATTTTCCGATATGGTCTACGTGTTCACGCCGGATGGGGATGTCATCGAACTGCCGGCCAGTTCCGTGACAATCGACTTTGCCTATCGCGTCCACTCGGAAGTCGGCAACCGGACAATCGGGGCGAAGGTGAACGGAAAAATCGTACCGCTAGATACCGAGCTACATACAGGGGATATTGTCGAAATATTAACTTCCAATCAATCTTTCGGACCAAGCCGGGATTGGTTGAAGATCGCAAATACGTCTCAAGCGAAAAATAAAATCAGGCAATACTTTAAGAAGCAGCTGCGAGAAGAAAATATTAATAAAGGCCGAGAATTGATTGAAAGAGAAATCAAAGCGCAAGATTACGACATAAAAGAAATTTTGACGCCGGAGAATATGAATCGGGCGATTGAAAAGTTCAGCTTCACCTCGGAAGAAGATATGTACGCCGCTGTAGGCTTTAATGGCGTCACGGCACAGCAAGTCGTAAACCGGATGGCGGAGAAAATCCGGAGAAAACGGGAAGAGCAAGATACAATCGATAAAATCGTTTCCGACATGAAATCCCCGCAACACCAAAAAACGACAGAATCGGGGGTCATTGTTAAAGGAATCGATAACTTGCTTATCCGATTGTCGAAGTGCTGCAACCCGGTCCCAGGCGATTCCATTGTCGGGTTCATTACAAAAGGACGGGGTGTGTCCGTGCACCGGACGGATTGTCCCAACATTCACGCGGAAGAGGAAGAGGACAGCGATCGGCTGATCGACGTTGAATGGGCGCTCGGTCAATCGAACGTCAAGAAAGAATTCCATGTCGACATCGAGATTTCCGCGTTTGACCGACAAGGCTTGCTGAATGAAGTGATGATGGTCGTGGCGGATACGAAGACGCCGATTGTCGCCGTGAGCGGCAAGGCCGATAAGGATAAAATCGCCAGGATTCATATGACCATCAAGATCACGGATATTACCCATTTGTATCGGATCGTGGACAGGATTAAGCAAATCCCGGATATTTATTCCGTGCAACGGGTCATTAACTGATCGGAGGTAGAAATAGTGAGAGTCGTGTTGCAAAGGTCCGGTCCGGCAACCGTCCGCGTTGACGGGGAAGTGACCGGTTCAATTGAAAAGGGATAT is drawn from Sporosarcina sp. FSL W7-1349 and contains these coding sequences:
- a CDS encoding RelA/SpoT family protein → MAKNRDMTADDIFELVSSYMNEEHVEFVKKAYEAAKSAHEGQFRSSGEPYILHPVQVAGILAELQMDPETVAAGFLHDVVEDTSVSREDIIREFGEEVALLVDGVTKLEKLKYKSKEEKQAENHRKMFVAMAQDIRVILIKLADRLHNMRTLKHVSEEKQRRVAAETLEIFAPLAHRLGISAIKWELEDIALRYLKPQQYYRIVNLMKRKRVEREKYLEDVMDTIRSEIKTVGIEADISGRPKHLYSIYRKMAMQQKEFNEIYDLLAVRILVSSIKDCYAVLGIIHTLWKPMPGRFKDYIAMPKQNLYQSIHTTVVGPAGDPLEVQIRTEEMHKISEFGVAAHWAYKEGKSTNRNPSDIDSKLTWFREILEFQNESSNAEEFMESLKFDLFSDMVYVFTPDGDVIELPASSVTIDFAYRVHSEVGNRTIGAKVNGKIVPLDTELHTGDIVEILTSNQSFGPSRDWLKIANTSQAKNKIRQYFKKQLREENINKGRELIEREIKAQDYDIKEILTPENMNRAIEKFSFTSEEDMYAAVGFNGVTAQQVVNRMAEKIRRKREEQDTIDKIVSDMKSPQHQKTTESGVIVKGIDNLLIRLSKCCNPVPGDSIVGFITKGRGVSVHRTDCPNIHAEEEEDSDRLIDVEWALGQSNVKKEFHVDIEISAFDRQGLLNEVMMVVADTKTPIVAVSGKADKDKIARIHMTIKITDITHLYRIVDRIKQIPDIYSVQRVIN